One Actinomycetospora corticicola genomic window, CGCGAAGCTCGGCCACACCTCCTGACGACGGATCGGCGCCGGACGACGGGTCAGCGCAGGACGACGGTGCTGTGGCCGTCGAGGAGCACCCGGTGCTGGCAGTGCCAGCGCACGGCGCGGGACAGCGCGAGGGCCTCGGCGTCCCGCCCGACCATCTGCAGGGCGTGCGGGTCGTAGGAGTGGTCGATCCGGATCACCTCCTGCTCGATGATGGGGCCCTCGTCGAGGTCGGCGGTGACGTAGTGGGCGGTCGCCCCGACGAGCTTCACCCCGCGGTCGTACGCCTGGTGGTAGGGCTTGGCGCCCTTGAAGCCGGGCAGGAACGAGTGGTGGATGTTGATGGCGCGGCCCCGCAGGGCGGTACACGTCCGGTCGGAGAGGACCTGCATGTAGCGCGCGAGCACGACCAGCTCCGCGTCCAGCCGCCGGACGACCTCGAGGAGCCCGGCCTCGGCGTCGGCCTTCGTCGCCGGTGTGACCGGCAGGTGGACGAACGGCAGCCCGGCCGCCTCGGCCATGGGGCGCAGGTCCTCGTGGTTGGACACGACGCCGACCAGCTCCGCGCCCAGCGAGCCGGAGCGCCACCGGAAGATCAGGTCGTTCAGGCAGTGCCCGAGCTTCGAGACCATGACGAGGACCCGGACGGGGCGGGCCGGGTGGAACGTGTGCTCCATGTCGAACGCGGCGGCGACCGCGTCGAACCCCGCGGCGACCTCGTCGACCGTCGTGCCGTCCGGCACGGCGATCTCGGTGCGCATGAACAGCCGGCGGCGCACCGCGTCGTCGAACTGCTGGTGCTCGACGATGTCGCAGCCTCGGGCGGCGAGATGGCTCGCCACCGCGTGGACGATGCCACTGCGGTTCGGGCAGCTCAGGGTGAGGGTCAGGGTGTCGCTCACGATCGTCTCCTCAGCACTCCACGACGGTGAGGGCGAGACCCCCGCGAGCCGTCTCCTTGTACTTGACCGACATGTCGGCCCCGGTCTCCCGCATGGTCCGGATGGCCCGGTCCAGCGAGACGTGGTGCGCGCCGTCGCCGCGCACGGCGATGCGGGCCGCGGTGACGGCGGTCATCGACGCCACCGCGTTGCGTTCGATGCAGGGGATCTGGACGAGGCCGCCCACCGGGTCGCAGGTCAGCCCGAGGTTGTGCTCGATGCCGATCTCGGCGGCGTTCTCCACCTGCTCCGGCGTGCCCCCGAGGAGTTCCGCGAGGCCGGCCGCCGCCATCGAGCAGGCCGAGCCGACCTCGCCCTGGCAGCCGACCTCGGCGCCCGAGATCGACGCGTTGCGCTTGAACAGCATCCCGACGGCGCCGGCGGTGAGCAGGAAGCGGACGACGTGGTCGTCGGAGAACCCGGGCAGCACCTGCGCGGCGTGGTGCAGGACCGCGGGCACGATGCCGGCCGCGCCGTTGGTCGGGGCGGTGACCACCCGCCCGCCCGCGGCGTTCTCCTCGTTGACCGCGAGCGCCCAGAGGGCCACGTGGTCGCCCGGCTGCGTGTCGTGCCCGGCGGCGGCGTCCTGCTCGAGCCGGCGGCGCATGGCCGCGGCGCGGCGCCGGACCCGCAGGCCACCGGGGAGCACGCCCTCGGTCGAGGCGCCGCGCTCGACGCACTCCCGCATCACCGACCACAGGTGCAGCAGCCCCGCCCGGGTCTCGGCCTCGGGCCGCCAGGACGCCTCGTTGGCGAGGACCACGTCGCTGATCCGCAGGCCGGCGGCGCGTGCCCGGGTGAGCAGCTCGTCGCCGGTGGCGAAGGGGTGGGCGACGGGGACCTCCGCCTCGCGCAGCACCGGCCGTCCCGTCTCGTCCTCGTCGAGGACGAAGCCGCCGCCGACCGAGTAGTACTCGCGCCGGTCCACCACGTCCCCGTCGGCGTCCAGCGCGGTGAAGACCATCCCGTTGCTGTGGAAGGACAGCGTCGCCGCGCGGTGCAGCACGACGTCGGTGTCGACGTCGAAGGCGATCGGGTGCTTGCCGGCGAGCAGGAGGGAGCCCTCCGTGCGCACCGCGGCGACGAGGGGACCGGTGGCCGCCGGGTCGACGAGGTGCGGCTGCTCCCCCAGCAGACCCAGCACGACGGCGGGGACGCTCCCGTGCCCGTGTCCGGTGGCCCCCAGCGAGCCGAACAGCTCGCAGCGGACCCCGGCCACGCGGCCGAGCGCCCCGGCGCCCCGCAGGCGGGCGGCGAACAGGTACGCCGCCCGCATCGGGCCGACCGTGTGCGAGGACGAGGGGCCGATACCGACCTTGAACAGGTCGAACACCGAGATGCTCACGAGATCTCCCGCCCGCTCGCGCCATTCGTACGCGACTAATATATGAGTTGCCGACGTGCTTGTGAAGACTGCGCGCACCACCGCTATGATCGGGAGGTGACCGTCCTCCCGGAAGCACCGACCGCCCGTGGTCCGCTGTCGCTGTCCGAACAGGCCTATGCGGCCATCCAGGACCGGCTGATCATGTTGGACATCCCCCCGATGTCCCCCATCGACGAGGTCGGCCTGGTC contains:
- the purU gene encoding formyltetrahydrofolate deformylase — its product is MSDTLTLTLSCPNRSGIVHAVASHLAARGCDIVEHQQFDDAVRRRLFMRTEIAVPDGTTVDEVAAGFDAVAAAFDMEHTFHPARPVRVLVMVSKLGHCLNDLIFRWRSGSLGAELVGVVSNHEDLRPMAEAAGLPFVHLPVTPATKADAEAGLLEVVRRLDAELVVLARYMQVLSDRTCTALRGRAINIHHSFLPGFKGAKPYHQAYDRGVKLVGATAHYVTADLDEGPIIEQEVIRIDHSYDPHALQMVGRDAEALALSRAVRWHCQHRVLLDGHSTVVLR
- a CDS encoding L-serine ammonia-lyase, whose protein sequence is MSISVFDLFKVGIGPSSSHTVGPMRAAYLFAARLRGAGALGRVAGVRCELFGSLGATGHGHGSVPAVVLGLLGEQPHLVDPAATGPLVAAVRTEGSLLLAGKHPIAFDVDTDVVLHRAATLSFHSNGMVFTALDADGDVVDRREYYSVGGGFVLDEDETGRPVLREAEVPVAHPFATGDELLTRARAAGLRISDVVLANEASWRPEAETRAGLLHLWSVMRECVERGASTEGVLPGGLRVRRRAAAMRRRLEQDAAAGHDTQPGDHVALWALAVNEENAAGGRVVTAPTNGAAGIVPAVLHHAAQVLPGFSDDHVVRFLLTAGAVGMLFKRNASISGAEVGCQGEVGSACSMAAAGLAELLGGTPEQVENAAEIGIEHNLGLTCDPVGGLVQIPCIERNAVASMTAVTAARIAVRGDGAHHVSLDRAIRTMRETGADMSVKYKETARGGLALTVVEC